The sequence GCATGCTTGACCACCACACTGCCGAAGGAGAGCCCCTTCAAGCGGGCGGTGCGGATATATTGCTGCGTCATAACCTCGACCATCGAGGCGCGCGTCATGCGCGCGATATAGCCGATACCGTAGATCGCCAGCGTCATCACCGGCAGCGTGAAGTTGTAGAAAGTGATGCCTTGGCTGGCGGACGCCGCCGACCCGTTCAGCCAGCCGAGCCATGAGGCGAAGATGACGGTGAAGATGACGCCCGACACATATTCAGGCGTCGCCGTCGAGGCGATGGAGGCAACGGACAGCACCCGGTCGGTCCGCGAACCCTCGCGCATGCCGGCCAGGATGCCGATCAGGAGCGAGATCGGAACCATGACCGCCAGCACCCAGAACATCAGGATGCCGGTCGCGCCAAGTGCCGGAAACAGCTTGGAGGCTACCGTCGCCTTGAATTTGGTCGAGCAGCCGAAATCGCCCTGCAGGACGCCGGCGAAGGTCGGCACCACGGGATCGTTGCAGAAGGTGAAGCGCTGCGCCGGCTTGCCGGTCGCCGGATCGGTCACCGGTTGCTTGGGCAGGACGCCGAGCCACTGGCCGTAACGGATGAAGAAATTCTGCCGGTAGCCATGTTCGACCAGCCAGCTCTCGAGCTGCTCGGCCGATGTGTGCATTTCGGTCTGGCTGATCGCCAGCTTTTTCAGATTGGGCTCGAGGTTGATCAGGAAGAAGACGATC is a genomic window of Mesorhizobium huakuii containing:
- a CDS encoding ABC transporter permease, giving the protein MLSFIIRRLGTMALTMLCLTMIVFFLINLEPNLKKLAISQTEMHTSAEQLESWLVEHGYRQNFFIRYGQWLGVLPKQPVTDPATGKPAQRFTFCNDPVVPTFAGVLQGDFGCSTKFKATVASKLFPALGATGILMFWVLAVMVPISLLIGILAGMREGSRTDRVLSVASIASTATPEYVSGVIFTVIFASWLGWLNGSAASASQGITFYNFTLPVMTLAIYGIGYIARMTRASMVEVMTQQYIRTARLKGLSFGSVVVKHALRNALIAPFTVIMLQFPWLLTGVVIVEVMFRYQGFGYTLVEAAGNNDIDLLLGCSLVSVFIVLITQLISDVGYAFLNPRIRVQ